A part of Candidatus Nitrosocosmicus arcticus genomic DNA contains:
- a CDS encoding ATP-binding protein has protein sequence MQDTEPVGITFVSENFSNSIDEFWIIIKPEIMINPFDFISVENVRNTKTIGIVKELKRIYFDPETFSKNQYFSQLKLLMNKDEMLGDGLTVAKIDVIANRQFHKFQEEYTENDSRINKPPKKSKNLSINMPVQEGKLVNFATAEEVISSLGIPEMENPIPAGVISMTNDTQIPIDLDVTYIFGPDTTHVNATGISGNMKTSYLLFLLQVIYQKLSEEGISIILFNTKEKDLLYIDKERDEGFTSEDKHVLDLLGLNLTPFNNVKYFLPRGKNGKPNSAHVPEKNFLTYSFELADVYDRLELLFSSETTLDPQYNISSILNYIYEFWPNLTQGGNSKGDSNKIATWTDLINFNEYPEEVVTHKTTLLKFQGMIQRFRKPSTLFVDKKVTSTYLGREIRKMNKNEVYVIDIARLSTLDEQAFVVGDVMKTIDEMYSLGHVDTPDAAFGGDIEIDAEKVKTNTGMAKKPKYIVIFIDEINRFLPHRVSGINNFGISTSNRSAVAEELFKTLITGKSRHCILFSAQQFKSQIDPSVNENTGLHVITKLGLSELSSNSYSMIDDATKSVISKLHKGEFILVHPAFRHPVKITIPKPTFKRP, from the coding sequence ATGCAAGATACCGAACCTGTTGGAATTACCTTCGTATCTGAAAATTTTTCTAATTCTATTGATGAATTTTGGATCATAATTAAACCTGAAATAATGATAAATCCATTTGACTTTATTAGCGTAGAAAATGTTAGAAATACCAAAACTATTGGAATTGTTAAAGAACTAAAGAGAATCTATTTTGACCCGGAAACTTTTTCTAAGAATCAATATTTTTCTCAACTTAAACTTCTCATGAATAAGGATGAAATGTTGGGAGATGGCCTCACAGTGGCAAAAATTGACGTAATTGCTAACCGTCAATTCCACAAATTTCAAGAAGAATATACTGAAAATGATTCCAGGATTAACAAGCCACCAAAAAAATCAAAAAATTTGAGCATTAATATGCCAGTTCAGGAAGGGAAACTCGTAAATTTTGCTACTGCCGAGGAGGTCATATCATCTCTGGGAATTCCAGAAATGGAAAATCCAATTCCCGCAGGTGTGATTTCGATGACTAATGACACCCAAATTCCAATAGATCTAGATGTAACGTACATTTTTGGGCCAGATACCACTCACGTTAATGCGACCGGAATTTCAGGAAACATGAAGACTAGTTATCTGTTATTCTTGTTACAGGTTATTTATCAGAAACTTTCGGAAGAAGGCATTTCTATAATCTTATTTAATACTAAAGAAAAAGATCTCCTCTATATCGATAAAGAAAGAGATGAAGGCTTTACTAGTGAGGATAAACATGTACTTGACCTGCTTGGTTTGAATTTGACTCCATTTAATAATGTAAAATATTTTCTCCCAAGAGGAAAAAATGGTAAACCAAATTCGGCTCATGTTCCCGAGAAAAACTTTTTAACCTATTCTTTTGAATTAGCTGATGTTTATGATCGATTGGAATTGTTATTTTCCTCAGAAACAACGCTCGATCCCCAGTATAATATTTCATCAATCTTAAATTACATTTATGAATTTTGGCCTAACTTAACCCAAGGTGGTAATAGCAAGGGAGATTCCAACAAAATTGCAACTTGGACGGACTTGATTAATTTTAATGAGTATCCAGAAGAAGTTGTTACCCACAAGACAACGCTATTAAAGTTTCAGGGGATGATCCAGAGATTTAGGAAACCATCCACTTTGTTTGTAGATAAAAAGGTAACAAGCACGTATCTTGGCAGAGAAATTAGAAAAATGAACAAAAATGAAGTTTATGTAATAGATATAGCTAGGCTTTCCACATTAGACGAACAAGCATTTGTGGTTGGAGATGTAATGAAGACTATAGACGAGATGTACTCCCTTGGCCATGTAGATACTCCTGATGCCGCCTTTGGTGGTGATATTGAAATCGATGCTGAAAAAGTAAAAACAAATACCGGTATGGCAAAAAAGCCAAAATATATTGTAATCTTTATTGACGAAATTAACCGATTTTTACCACATAGGGTATCTGGTATTAACAATTTTGGGATTTCAACGTCTAACCGGTCAGCTGTTGCAGAAGAATTGTTTAAGACTTTAATCACAGGCAAGTCCCGCCACTGTATACTTTTCTCCGCACAACAATTCAAAAGCCAAATTGACCCAAGCGTTAATGAAAATACTGGTTTACATGTTATCACAAAGCTGGGTTTATCCGAACTATCTTCAAATTCCTATTCAATGATAGACGATGCTACCAAATCAGTTATTAGCAAACTGCATAAAGGTGAATTTATCCTTGTACATCCCGCCTTTAGGCATCCTGTCAAGATTACTATACCAAAACCCACGTTCAAAAGACCATAA
- a CDS encoding metallophosphoesterase family protein, with protein sequence MRFVQISDLHIGGLFKQDTFDTLVDEVNNDLKPDVIIISGDLTDDGLFFQFEQAKQEIKKFSCKNLIVFPGNHDYRHTGYLLFRQFFPVSAPSGSRVYKFSDPKNKNQTVVVTTVGTARADRDEGEVGFRQNLWLNKILKKYHIPRHPTDQQPQQPQNKNKTIIKIVAMHHHLIAIPDTGYTNVVGISDAGDVLRTCLANDVDIVICGHKHRPWIWNLGTMKIAYAGTACSWRYRGVFEDTYNIIDIADDGKIEIDIKIVGGNRMPLSEVVTQYNPEDRVTRIADMMSPD encoded by the coding sequence ATGAGATTTGTTCAAATATCTGACTTACATATCGGTGGTTTGTTTAAACAAGATACATTTGATACTTTGGTTGATGAAGTTAATAATGATTTGAAACCTGATGTCATAATTATATCAGGAGACTTAACGGATGATGGACTTTTCTTTCAATTTGAACAGGCAAAACAAGAAATAAAAAAATTTTCGTGTAAGAACCTAATAGTATTTCCGGGAAACCATGATTATCGACATACAGGTTATCTTTTATTTAGACAGTTCTTTCCTGTTTCTGCACCAAGCGGTTCTAGGGTTTACAAATTTAGTGATCCAAAGAACAAGAATCAAACAGTTGTAGTTACAACTGTTGGAACTGCAAGAGCAGATAGAGATGAAGGTGAAGTTGGATTTAGACAAAACCTATGGCTAAACAAAATTCTAAAAAAATATCACATTCCAAGACATCCTACTGATCAGCAACCGCAGCAACCGCAAAATAAGAATAAAACAATAATAAAAATTGTTGCAATGCATCACCACTTGATTGCTATACCTGATACAGGCTATACCAATGTAGTGGGAATCTCTGATGCAGGTGATGTATTAAGAACTTGCCTCGCTAACGATGTCGATATTGTCATTTGCGGTCACAAGCACAGACCTTGGATCTGGAACCTGGGCACTATGAAAATAGCTTATGCCGGCACAGCTTGCTCGTGGAGATATAGAGGGGTTTTTGAAGATACATATAATATTATAGATATTGCAGACGATGGCAAAATAGAAATAGATATCAAAATAGTTGGTGGAAATAGAATGCCCTTGTCGGAGGTAGTTACTCAATATAATCCTGAGGATAGAGTAACACGAATTGCAGATATGATGTCCCCAGATTAA
- a CDS encoding cupin domain-containing protein: MDKIFDLDSILLKLNKKDNSTYFLDFLHNESFEVGVLRLDPGQKDTQGPHSDDELYFVLEGKGYINILEEDHEIRKGSCIFVPSNSKHHFHGNKERLVVLYILNISKK; this comes from the coding sequence ATGGACAAAATTTTTGACCTTGATTCAATACTGTTAAAGCTTAATAAAAAAGACAATTCAACTTATTTCCTAGATTTTTTACATAATGAGAGTTTTGAAGTTGGAGTGCTTAGACTCGATCCCGGTCAAAAGGACACACAGGGGCCTCATTCAGATGATGAACTCTATTTTGTTTTAGAAGGTAAAGGATATATTAACATATTAGAAGAGGATCACGAAATAAGAAAAGGCTCTTGTATTTTTGTTCCTTCGAACTCAAAACATCATTTCCATGGAAACAAAGAACGACTCGTAGTTTTATACATTTTAAATATTTCAAAAAAATGA
- a CDS encoding DUF421 domain-containing protein — protein MINNSTIWIIIIISLAIMLVVVGYLVYQVNSISVTLNAVLEQNSNNNGTNDNGISEQLALLNALPTTPSESSDSETGIGPPNEPAESFPYDLIYSAIVPDPSVILSVIIRTAIIASLVFIIVKWLGGKGIGQLSPFALLIVVGLGSAIGDPMLYKEISIPQAMAAVIIAIIFFKAIDYLTLKSRRFRNSLQPKPILLVDYGSIIKEGLKKAKMDITEFEAEMRLEGIENEKEIKYARLESNGRISFIMKEK, from the coding sequence TTGATAAATAATTCAACAATATGGATAATTATAATCATAAGTCTAGCCATAATGTTAGTCGTTGTTGGATACCTTGTTTATCAGGTAAATAGTATTTCAGTTACACTCAACGCCGTATTAGAACAAAACAGCAATAACAACGGTACAAACGATAATGGTATTTCAGAACAACTAGCGTTACTTAACGCACTACCTACAACTCCATCAGAATCATCGGATTCTGAGACAGGCATTGGACCACCGAATGAGCCAGCCGAATCATTCCCGTACGATCTGATATACAGCGCTATAGTTCCAGACCCCTCTGTTATTTTATCTGTAATTATTAGAACTGCAATAATCGCATCTTTGGTTTTTATTATAGTGAAATGGCTGGGTGGAAAAGGGATTGGCCAGTTATCGCCGTTTGCATTGCTGATTGTAGTGGGACTCGGCTCAGCAATTGGCGATCCTATGCTTTATAAAGAAATATCAATTCCCCAGGCTATGGCGGCCGTAATAATCGCGATAATATTCTTCAAAGCAATTGACTATCTCACCTTAAAGAGCAGGCGATTTAGAAATTCCTTACAACCTAAACCTATTTTGTTGGTAGATTACGGGTCGATTATTAAGGAGGGTTTAAAGAAAGCTAAAATGGATATTACAGAATTTGAAGCCGAAATGAGATTGGAGGGAATAGAAAATGAAAAAGAAATTAAATATGCTCGTTTAGAATCTAACGGTAGGATAAGCTTCATAATGAAAGAAAAATGA